One genomic segment of Chelmon rostratus isolate fCheRos1 chromosome 22, fCheRos1.pri, whole genome shotgun sequence includes these proteins:
- the slc25a3a gene encoding solute carrier family 25 member 3a isoform X1 — MYPTSLTQLARANPFSAPLFSLQKVEEPQQSLHGQRNRRLAAAATADEDVSCEFGSSKYYALCGFGGILSCGITHTAVVPLDLVKCRLQVNPDKYKSIGNGFSVTVREDGVRGLAKGWAPTFIGYSMQGLCKFGFYEVFKIFYSDLLGEENTYLWRTSLYLAASASAEFFADIALAPMEAVKVRIQTQPGYANTLRQCVPKMFAEEGLWAFYKGVVPLWMRQIPYTMMKFACFERTVELLYKFVVPKPRSECSKPEQLVVTFVAGYIAGVFCAIVSHPADSVVSVLNKEKGSTAVQVLKRLGPKGVWKGLVARIIMIGTLTALQWFIYDSVKVYFRLPRPPPPEMPESLKKKLGLTE; from the exons ATGTACCCGACCTCTTTGACGCAGCTGGCCCGGGCCAACCCGTTCAGCGCTCCCTTGTTCTCCCTGCAGAAAGTGGAAGAACCCCAACAGAGCCTTCATGGACAGAGGAACCGCAGACTAGCAGCAGCCGCCACCGCAGACG AGGATGTCAGCTGCGAGTTTGGCTCCTCAAAATACTATGCCCTGTGTGGCTTTGGTGGTATCCTGAGCTGcggcatcacacacacagcagtggtgcCCCTCGACCTTGTCAAGTGTCGTCTGCAG GTGAACCCAGATAAATACAAGAGCATTGGCAACGGCTTTTCAGTGACTGTAAGGGAAGATGGTGTTAGAGGCCTGGCAAAGGGCTGGGCTCCCACCTTCATCGGCTACTCCATGCAGGGGCTGTGCAAGTTTGGCTTCTACGAAGTGTTCAAAATCTTCTACAGTGACCTGCTGGGAGAG GAGAACACCTACCTGTGGAGGACATCATTGTATCTGGCTGCCTCAGCCAGCGCAGAATTCTTTGCCGACATTGCTCTGGCTCCCATGGAGGCTGTCAAGGTTCGTATCCAGACCCAGCCAGGCTACGCCAACACCCTCAGACAGTGTGTCCCCAAGATGTTCGCAGAGGAGGGACTCTGGGC TTTCTATAAGGGTGTGGTGCCCCTGTGGATGAGGCAGATCCCCTACACCATGATGAAGTTTGCCTGCTTCGAGCGCACCGTGGAGCTGCTTTACAAGTTTGTTGTTCCCAAGCCCCGCAGTGAGTGCAGCAAACCTGAGCAGCTGGTGGTCACCTTTGTGGCCGGTTACATCG ctggTGTATTCTGTGCCATTGTGTCCCACCCTGCTGACTCTGTGGTGTCTGTGCTGAACAAGGAGAAGGGCAGCACTGCTGTCCAGGTCCTCAAGAGACTGGGTCCCAAAG GTGTCTGGAAAGGTCTGGTTGCCCGTATCATCATGATTGGTACTCTGACTGCCCTGCAGTGGTTCATCTATGACTCTGTCAAGGTGTACTTCCGCCTGCCCCGTCCCCCTCCCCCTGAGATGCCAGAGTCATTGAAGAAGAAGCTTGGCCTCACAGAgtaa
- the slc25a3a gene encoding solute carrier family 25 member 3a isoform X2 encodes MYPTSLTQLARANPFSAPLFSLQKVEEPQQSLHGQRNRRLAAAATADEGDSCEFGSQKYFVLCGFGGILSCGTTHTAVVPLDLVKCRMQVNPDKYKSIGNGFSVTVREDGVRGLAKGWAPTFIGYSMQGLCKFGFYEVFKIFYSDLLGEENTYLWRTSLYLAASASAEFFADIALAPMEAVKVRIQTQPGYANTLRQCVPKMFAEEGLWAFYKGVVPLWMRQIPYTMMKFACFERTVELLYKFVVPKPRSECSKPEQLVVTFVAGYIAGVFCAIVSHPADSVVSVLNKEKGSTAVQVLKRLGPKGVWKGLVARIIMIGTLTALQWFIYDSVKVYFRLPRPPPPEMPESLKKKLGLTE; translated from the exons ATGTACCCGACCTCTTTGACGCAGCTGGCCCGGGCCAACCCGTTCAGCGCTCCCTTGTTCTCCCTGCAGAAAGTGGAAGAACCCCAACAGAGCCTTCATGGACAGAGGAACCGCAGACTAGCAGCAGCCGCCACCGCAGACG AGGGAGACAGTTGTGAGTTCGGCTCTCAGAAGTATTTCGTCCTGTGCGGCTTTGGTGGGATTCTGAGCTGTGGCACGACACATACAGCTGTCGTTCCTCTCGATCTGGTCAAATGCAGAATGCAG GTGAACCCAGATAAATACAAGAGCATTGGCAACGGCTTTTCAGTGACTGTAAGGGAAGATGGTGTTAGAGGCCTGGCAAAGGGCTGGGCTCCCACCTTCATCGGCTACTCCATGCAGGGGCTGTGCAAGTTTGGCTTCTACGAAGTGTTCAAAATCTTCTACAGTGACCTGCTGGGAGAG GAGAACACCTACCTGTGGAGGACATCATTGTATCTGGCTGCCTCAGCCAGCGCAGAATTCTTTGCCGACATTGCTCTGGCTCCCATGGAGGCTGTCAAGGTTCGTATCCAGACCCAGCCAGGCTACGCCAACACCCTCAGACAGTGTGTCCCCAAGATGTTCGCAGAGGAGGGACTCTGGGC TTTCTATAAGGGTGTGGTGCCCCTGTGGATGAGGCAGATCCCCTACACCATGATGAAGTTTGCCTGCTTCGAGCGCACCGTGGAGCTGCTTTACAAGTTTGTTGTTCCCAAGCCCCGCAGTGAGTGCAGCAAACCTGAGCAGCTGGTGGTCACCTTTGTGGCCGGTTACATCG ctggTGTATTCTGTGCCATTGTGTCCCACCCTGCTGACTCTGTGGTGTCTGTGCTGAACAAGGAGAAGGGCAGCACTGCTGTCCAGGTCCTCAAGAGACTGGGTCCCAAAG GTGTCTGGAAAGGTCTGGTTGCCCGTATCATCATGATTGGTACTCTGACTGCCCTGCAGTGGTTCATCTATGACTCTGTCAAGGTGTACTTCCGCCTGCCCCGTCCCCCTCCCCCTGAGATGCCAGAGTCATTGAAGAAGAAGCTTGGCCTCACAGAgtaa
- the tmpoa gene encoding thymopoietin a isoform X2, whose translation MPEYLDDPSVLTKDKLKSELLAHNVELPSGNPTKDVYVQLYLKNLTAQNNKHVTATTLDAFSSDEELPPPVVSSRSRSSGRKATRKTDKVWPDELDVTVLTDQGLKDELLKHGVDVGPIVASTRKLYEKKLQRLLDDGPAQPPLPQLVLTEIQVNHNGNSESDMYSDKEDEVTAAPEPEPEPEPVLEPEPAPVVERPLRSRGKTVTTRSSHNHVLVPEDLSPALTDQVQLHSNRKVHHRLDSPARAERRSTSSRPSQLQEEELGLCPPKTSEDLFHKPVTLLNTSLLEVEKITASNQTLKLEKNDVLKELIPNDINSPTGITATCRRPIRGAADRPVKSSDLWDDIVSPKTTKITGSSSSYTESRTVNRVTSLPPSTSFSSSTSAPSFSSSSSRHLSAAPAAGQTKAATRGMSLWIKLFLLAIVAAFLFLVYQAMETNTINPFAAPDTEVASDSTA comes from the exons ATGCCGGAGTACCTGGATGACCCGTCTGTGCTTACGAAGGACAAGCTGAAGAGCGAGTTGCTGGCCCACAACGTGGAGCTTCCGAGCGGCAATCCGACCAAAGACGTGTATGTGCAGCTTTATCTGAAGAACCTGACCGCTCAGAACAACAAACATGTCACAGCCACGACTCTGGACGCCTTCTCCAGCGACGAGGAGCTGCCGCCGCCGGTGGTGTCCAGCAGAAGTCGATCCTCCGGCAGA AAAGCCACCAGGAAAACAGACAAGGTGTGGCCCGACGAGCTGGATGTGACCGTTCTGACCGACCAGGGTCTGAAGGATGAGCTGCTCAAGCACGGAGTGGACGTGGGGCCGATTGTGG CATCCACCCGTAAACTGTATGAGAAGAAACTGCAGAGGCTGCTGGATGATGGTCCTGCACAGCCGCCACTGCCACAGCTGGTTCTCACAGAGATACAAGTCAACCACAATGGCAACTCTGAATCAGATATGTACAGTGACAAGGAGGATG AAGTGACAGCAGCGCCAGAGCCAGAGCCAGAGCCAGAGCCTGTGTTAGAACCTGAACCAGCTCCAGTGGTGGAGAGACCGCTGAGGAGCCGAGGGAAGACTGTCACCACCCGCAGCTCTCACAATCACGTG TTAGTGCCTGAGGATCTCAGTCCCGCATTGACAGACCAGGTCCAGTTGCACTCAAACAGGAAGGTTCACCACAGGCTGGACAGTCCAGCTCGGGCTGAACGTCGCTCCACCTCATCCAGACCTAGTCAG CTCCAAGAGGAAGAACTGGGGCTTTGTCCTCCCAAAACCAGTGAGGATTTGTTTCACAAGCCAGTGACTCTGCTCAACACGTCTCTGCTGGAG GTGGAGAAGATCACAGCCAGCAACCAAACTCTGAAGTTGGAGAAGAATGATGTTTTGAAGGAGCTTATCCCCAATGACATCAACAGTCCAACAGGAATCAC TGCCACCTGTCGACGACCCATTAGAGGAGCTGCTGATCGCCCAGTGAAGTCCAGTGACTTGTGGGATGACATCGTCTCTCCAAAAACCACCAAGATTACCGGCTCATCCTCGTCCTACACAGAGAGCCGTACTGTCAACAGAGTCACCAGCctgcctccctccacctccttcagtTCCTCTACCTCcgctccctctttctcctcctcctcttccaggcATCTGTCTGCGGCTCCCGCTGCAGGTCAGACCAAAGCAGCGACCCGCGGCATGTCTCTGTGGATAAAGCTGTTCCTGCTGGCCATTGTGGCTGCTTTCCTATTCCTGGTTTACCAAGCCATGGAGACCAACACCATCAACCCATTTGCTGCCCCAGACACAGAAGTGGCCAGTGACAGCACAGCATAG
- the tmpoa gene encoding thymopoietin a isoform X1: MPEYLDDPSVLTKDKLKSELLAHNVELPSGNPTKDVYVQLYLKNLTAQNNKHVTATTLDAFSSDEELPPPVVSSRSRSSGRKATRKTDKVWPDELDVTVLTDQGLKDELLKHGVDVGPIVASTRKLYEKKLQRLLDDGPAQPPLPQLVLTEIQVNHNGNSESDMYSDKEDEVTAAPEPEPEPEPVLEPEPAPVVERPLRSRGKTVTTRSSHNHVVEKITASNQTLKLEKNDVLKELIPNDINSPTGITATCRRPIRGAADRPVKSSDLWDDIVSPKTTKITGSSSSYTESRTVNRVTSLPPSTSFSSSTSAPSFSSSSSRHLSAAPAAGQTKAATRGMSLWIKLFLLAIVAAFLFLVYQAMETNTINPFAAPDTEVASDSTA; the protein is encoded by the exons ATGCCGGAGTACCTGGATGACCCGTCTGTGCTTACGAAGGACAAGCTGAAGAGCGAGTTGCTGGCCCACAACGTGGAGCTTCCGAGCGGCAATCCGACCAAAGACGTGTATGTGCAGCTTTATCTGAAGAACCTGACCGCTCAGAACAACAAACATGTCACAGCCACGACTCTGGACGCCTTCTCCAGCGACGAGGAGCTGCCGCCGCCGGTGGTGTCCAGCAGAAGTCGATCCTCCGGCAGA AAAGCCACCAGGAAAACAGACAAGGTGTGGCCCGACGAGCTGGATGTGACCGTTCTGACCGACCAGGGTCTGAAGGATGAGCTGCTCAAGCACGGAGTGGACGTGGGGCCGATTGTGG CATCCACCCGTAAACTGTATGAGAAGAAACTGCAGAGGCTGCTGGATGATGGTCCTGCACAGCCGCCACTGCCACAGCTGGTTCTCACAGAGATACAAGTCAACCACAATGGCAACTCTGAATCAGATATGTACAGTGACAAGGAGGATG AAGTGACAGCAGCGCCAGAGCCAGAGCCAGAGCCAGAGCCTGTGTTAGAACCTGAACCAGCTCCAGTGGTGGAGAGACCGCTGAGGAGCCGAGGGAAGACTGTCACCACCCGCAGCTCTCACAATCACGTG GTGGAGAAGATCACAGCCAGCAACCAAACTCTGAAGTTGGAGAAGAATGATGTTTTGAAGGAGCTTATCCCCAATGACATCAACAGTCCAACAGGAATCAC TGCCACCTGTCGACGACCCATTAGAGGAGCTGCTGATCGCCCAGTGAAGTCCAGTGACTTGTGGGATGACATCGTCTCTCCAAAAACCACCAAGATTACCGGCTCATCCTCGTCCTACACAGAGAGCCGTACTGTCAACAGAGTCACCAGCctgcctccctccacctccttcagtTCCTCTACCTCcgctccctctttctcctcctcctcttccaggcATCTGTCTGCGGCTCCCGCTGCAGGTCAGACCAAAGCAGCGACCCGCGGCATGTCTCTGTGGATAAAGCTGTTCCTGCTGGCCATTGTGGCTGCTTTCCTATTCCTGGTTTACCAAGCCATGGAGACCAACACCATCAACCCATTTGCTGCCCCAGACACAGAAGTGGCCAGTGACAGCACAGCATAG